The nucleotide sequence AAAAAGATGTGGGACAAATATGAATCTATTAAGTTACATTCGAAGGTGTCCAAGCAAATGGATTTGACAATGGACCTTTCAAAAATCgtacttaaatatttaactaatTTATGATAAGTAACGTAAGtatatttgaaatattttttatcttaATCGGATTTAAAAAGGCATTTTGTAGTGTATGTCAAGTAACTTAAAGTCAAAGTCactacaaaattaaaatacaaaattcaatcGGTTTAAAGCAAAATTCACAGCTTGTACAAAAAATGTCAGTGGAAGAGGCCATCTCAAACATTCCCGATGAGGTCATTGATTACCTGGTGCAGCAGAGGCGGCGTGAACGAGAACTGACCGTTGAGAAGGAGGTTCTCAAGGAGCGCATCAAAAAGGTTCAAGACATCTTGAAATTACTGGAAGGTCGCGATAATGGACTTCCTTGTATGATTTCTGGGGCCAATATCTACCAGCAGAGCACCGTGCAACAGGTGAAGGACAGTCTGGCTGCCAATCTATCCATCTCCATGGCTCTCTTCGTCAAAGCCCATCGGAAGCTACTGAGATTACAGCAAGATCTTAACCAGGATTACGAGACGGTCTGCGACAACGTTAGCAGGATCGGGTCTACCAACTTACCCTAGCTGCCTAAACTAAGAGGTTCTACCAAATTAAACACGATACTAAATGCAAAGTTAAGTAAAGAGATTTTTTTGAAACTGACTTGAAAACTAGTTCaagatattattatattattgaATGTATCGATGTTTAGactatataaatattaagACATAGGCTTAACCTCACAAATTATTCAATAACCACCATTTTCCACTCCTCT is from Drosophila suzukii chromosome 3, CBGP_Dsuzu_IsoJpt1.0, whole genome shotgun sequence and encodes:
- the LOC108014661 gene encoding uncharacterized protein; the encoded protein is MSVEEAISNIPDEVIDYLVQQRRRERELTVEKEVLKERIKKVQDILKLLEGRDNGLPCMISGANIYQQSTVQQVKDSLAANLSISMALFVKAHRKLLRLQQDLNQDYETVCDNVSRIGSTNLP